A single genomic interval of Streptococcus suis harbors:
- a CDS encoding DUF3165 family protein, with the protein MFYLILAIMLVLFYIFVAPRNIKGTMNLIAAVFLLVALAIALVLGFLRIMQFSKEIWVGLLMILIGFWAMRDIYYLDKEPKDRQRRTERPGPYRYR; encoded by the coding sequence ATGTTTTATTTAATCCTCGCCATCATGTTAGTACTTTTTTATATATTTGTGGCACCTCGCAATATTAAGGGGACTATGAATTTGATTGCGGCAGTATTTTTACTGGTAGCATTAGCGATTGCCTTGGTACTTGGATTTTTAAGAATCATGCAATTTTCAAAGGAAATTTGGGTTGGTCTACTAATGATTCTGATTGGTTTTTGGGCGATGCGGGATATTTATTATCTCGATAAAGAACCGAAAGACAGGCAGAGGAGGACAGAGCGACCTGGTCCTTATAGATATAGATGA
- the typA gene encoding translational GTPase TypA — MTKLREDIRNVAIIAHVDHGKTTLVDELLKQSQTLDERTQLDERAMDSNDIEKERGITILAKNTAVAYNGTRINIMDTPGHADFGGEVERIMKMVDGVVLVVDAYEGTMPQTRFVLKKALEQNLTPIVVVNKIDKPSARPEEVVDEVLELFIELGADDDQLEFPVVYASAINGTSSLSDNPADQEETMAPIFDTIIEHIPAPVDNSDEPLQFQVSLLDYNDFVGRIGIGRVFRGTVKVGDQVTLSKLDGTTKNFRVTKLFGFFGLERKEIQEAKAGDLIAVSGMEDIFVGETVTPTDAVEPLPVLRIDEPTLQMTFLVNNSPFAGREGKWVTSRKIEERLLAELQTDVSLRVDPTDSPDKWTVSGRGELHLSILIETMRREGYELQVSRPEVIIKEIDGVKMEPFERVQIDTPEEYQGSVIQSLSERKGDMLDMVATGNGQTRLVFLVPARGLIGYSTEFLSMTRGYGIMNHTFDQYLPVVQGEIGGRHRGALVSIDQGKATTYSIMRIEERGTIFVNPGTEVYEGMIIGENSRENDLTVNITTAKQMTNVRSATKDQTSVIKTPRILTLEESLEFLNDDEYMEVTPESIRLRKQILNKAERDKAAKKKKLATEE; from the coding sequence ATGACAAAACTTAGAGAAGACATCCGTAACGTAGCTATTATTGCCCACGTTGACCACGGAAAAACAACCCTCGTTGATGAATTATTGAAACAATCCCAAACACTTGATGAACGTACGCAGTTGGATGAGCGTGCCATGGACTCAAACGACATCGAAAAAGAGCGTGGAATCACTATCCTTGCTAAAAACACTGCCGTAGCTTACAACGGTACACGTATCAACATCATGGACACACCGGGACACGCGGACTTTGGTGGTGAGGTTGAGCGTATCATGAAAATGGTTGACGGTGTTGTCCTTGTCGTGGATGCCTACGAAGGTACCATGCCACAGACCCGTTTCGTATTGAAAAAAGCCCTTGAACAAAACTTGACACCAATCGTCGTTGTTAACAAAATTGACAAGCCATCTGCTCGTCCAGAAGAAGTTGTGGATGAAGTCCTTGAACTCTTCATCGAACTCGGTGCAGATGATGACCAGTTGGAATTCCCAGTGGTTTACGCGTCAGCTATCAATGGTACTTCATCTTTGTCTGACAATCCAGCAGACCAAGAAGAAACAATGGCACCAATCTTTGATACCATTATCGAGCATATTCCAGCGCCAGTCGATAACTCAGATGAACCTTTGCAGTTCCAAGTATCCCTTTTGGACTACAATGACTTCGTAGGTCGTATCGGTATCGGTCGTGTCTTCCGTGGTACTGTTAAAGTTGGTGATCAAGTTACCCTTTCTAAGCTAGATGGCACTACTAAAAACTTCCGCGTTACAAAACTCTTTGGTTTCTTCGGTCTTGAGCGTAAAGAAATCCAAGAAGCAAAAGCTGGTGATTTGATTGCCGTTTCTGGTATGGAAGACATCTTCGTTGGTGAAACTGTGACTCCGACAGATGCAGTTGAGCCACTTCCAGTTCTTCGTATCGATGAGCCAACTCTTCAAATGACTTTCTTGGTGAACAACTCACCGTTTGCAGGTCGTGAAGGTAAATGGGTGACATCACGCAAGATTGAAGAGCGCCTTTTGGCCGAGTTGCAAACAGACGTTTCTCTCCGTGTTGACCCTACAGACTCGCCAGACAAATGGACTGTTTCAGGTCGTGGTGAATTGCACTTGTCTATCTTGATTGAAACCATGCGTCGTGAGGGCTATGAGCTTCAAGTATCACGTCCAGAAGTTATCATCAAGGAAATCGACGGCGTGAAAATGGAGCCATTCGAGCGCGTGCAAATCGATACTCCAGAAGAATACCAAGGTTCTGTTATCCAATCCCTATCTGAGCGTAAGGGTGATATGTTGGATATGGTTGCGACAGGAAATGGTCAAACTCGTCTTGTATTCCTTGTGCCTGCGCGTGGTTTGATTGGTTATTCAACAGAATTCCTTTCAATGACTCGTGGTTACGGTATCATGAACCATACTTTCGACCAATACTTGCCAGTTGTTCAAGGTGAGATCGGTGGTCGTCACCGTGGTGCCCTTGTTTCTATCGATCAAGGTAAGGCAACTACTTACTCAATCATGCGTATCGAAGAGCGTGGTACCATCTTTGTAAACCCAGGTACTGAAGTTTACGAAGGAATGATTATCGGTGAAAACTCACGTGAAAATGACTTGACAGTCAACATCACAACCGCTAAGCAAATGACCAATGTCCGTTCTGCAACCAAGGACCAAACATCTGTCATCAAGACACCACGTATCTTGACTCTTGAAGAATCACTTGAGTTCTTGAATGACGATGAGTATATGGAAGTAACGCCAGAATCTATCCGTCTTCGTAAGCAAATCTTGAACAAGGCAGAGCGTGATAAGGCTGCGAAGAAGAAAAAATTAGCGACTGAGGAATAA